One Antiquaquibacter oligotrophicus genomic region harbors:
- a CDS encoding peptide ABC transporter substrate-binding protein has product MRIPRLLAATGALSVATVLALAGCAPSTGGDGGGSSSAIVTTNINEPEHALIPADTNEVGGGLALNNLFAGLVYYEADGSLGYDVAESIESEDNQLWTITLKEGKTFTDGTPVTAESFVKAWQWGAADPELLNQWWFANIEGYSPEGGEDSLALEVIDDKTFTVNLVAPQSDFPLSLGYTVYFPLPEAFYEDTAAFGEAPIGNGPYMLSDTGWVHDERISMVVNPDYEGPREPVNGGIDLVVYATQEAAYADLLSDNLDIIQQIPAGSLATVADDLGDRAIDQPAAIFQSFTIQVGQEHFGMDEEGKLRRAAISHAINREEITDVIFEGTRQPAVDFTSPVIDGWSDDVEGSDVLEYDPELAQDLWAQADAIAPWSGQFTLAYNADGDHQAWVDATVNSIRNTLSIDAVGVPFPDLASLRTEVNNDTIGGAFRTGWQFDYPGLFNILGALYITGSATNDARYSNPEYDELIRSGSTADSIEEANGFYQQAQEILFEDMPAIPLWYQSVNAGHSTVVSDVEIGWDSWPILYKVNKAE; this is encoded by the coding sequence TTGCGAATTCCACGTCTTCTCGCAGCGACAGGAGCGCTCTCCGTCGCGACTGTCCTCGCGCTCGCAGGATGCGCGCCCAGCACCGGTGGTGACGGTGGCGGCAGCTCCAGCGCGATCGTGACCACAAACATCAACGAGCCTGAGCACGCGCTCATCCCCGCCGACACCAACGAGGTCGGTGGCGGTCTCGCACTCAACAACCTGTTCGCTGGCCTCGTCTACTACGAAGCGGACGGATCGCTCGGCTACGACGTGGCCGAATCCATCGAGTCCGAGGACAACCAGCTCTGGACGATCACCCTCAAGGAGGGCAAGACGTTCACCGACGGCACCCCCGTGACGGCCGAGTCGTTCGTGAAGGCGTGGCAGTGGGGCGCAGCTGACCCCGAGCTGCTCAACCAGTGGTGGTTCGCCAACATCGAGGGTTACTCGCCCGAGGGTGGCGAGGACTCGCTCGCTCTCGAGGTCATCGACGACAAGACCTTCACCGTCAACCTCGTCGCTCCTCAGTCGGACTTCCCGCTGAGCCTCGGCTACACCGTGTACTTCCCGCTGCCCGAGGCCTTCTACGAGGACACGGCAGCCTTCGGTGAGGCCCCCATCGGCAACGGTCCGTACATGCTGAGCGACACCGGATGGGTGCACGACGAGCGCATCTCGATGGTCGTGAACCCCGACTACGAGGGTCCGCGTGAGCCGGTCAACGGTGGAATCGACCTCGTTGTGTATGCAACGCAGGAGGCCGCGTACGCCGACCTGCTGTCGGACAACCTCGACATCATCCAGCAGATCCCCGCGGGATCCCTCGCGACTGTCGCCGATGACCTCGGCGACCGCGCGATCGACCAGCCGGCCGCGATCTTCCAGTCCTTCACGATCCAGGTCGGTCAGGAGCACTTCGGCATGGACGAGGAGGGCAAGCTGCGTCGCGCTGCGATTTCCCACGCCATCAACCGCGAAGAGATCACGGATGTCATCTTCGAGGGCACCCGTCAGCCTGCCGTCGACTTCACCTCGCCCGTCATCGACGGCTGGTCGGACGACGTCGAGGGCAGTGACGTTCTCGAGTACGACCCCGAGCTCGCTCAGGACCTGTGGGCTCAGGCCGACGCCATCGCGCCGTGGTCTGGCCAGTTCACCCTCGCCTACAACGCCGATGGTGACCACCAGGCATGGGTCGACGCAACCGTGAACTCGATCCGCAACACGCTGAGCATCGACGCGGTCGGTGTGCCGTTCCCCGACCTCGCCTCGCTGCGTACCGAGGTCAACAACGACACGATCGGCGGCGCGTTCCGCACCGGATGGCAGTTCGACTACCCGGGTCTGTTCAACATTCTCGGTGCGCTCTACATCACCGGTTCGGCGACGAACGACGCCCGTTACAGCAACCCCGAGTACGACGAGCTCATCCGCTCCGGCTCGACCGCTGACTCCATCGAGGAGGCCAATGGCTTCTACCAGCAGGCGCAGGAGATCCTCTTCGAGGACATGCCCGCGATCCCGCTGTGGTACCAGTCGGTCAACGCCGGACACTCGACGGTCGTGAGCGACGTCGAGATCGGGTGGGACAGCTGGCCGATCCTCTACAAGGTGAACAAGGCCGAATAG
- the typA gene encoding translational GTPase TypA — MAIATRSDLRNVAIVAHVDHGKTTLVDAMLRQTNSFDAHAHLEDRAMDSNDLEREKGITILAKNTAITYNGKHATDGAVTINVIDTPGHADFGGEVERGLSMVDGVVLLVDASEGPLPQTRFVLRKALESKLPVVLLVNKTDRPDARIDEVVSESQDLLLGLASDLADDVPDLDLDAVLDVPVVYASGRNGAASWTKPADGELPDNEDLEPLFDAILKHIPAPTYDDEHPLQAWVTNLDSSPFLGRLALLRIFQGTIKKGQTVAWVKHDGSVSNVRVTELLMTKALDRYPAESGGPGDIVAVAGFEDITIGETLADPEDVRPLPTITVDDPAISMTIGTNTSPLIGKVKGHKLTARMVKDRLDRELIGNVSIKLVDIGRPDAWEIQGRGELALAILVENMRREGFELTVGKPQVVTKTIDGKLHEPYEHLTIDAPEEYLGAITQLLAARKGRMDGMTNHGTGWVRMEFIVPSRGLIGFRTEFLTITRGTGIANAISHGYEPWAGAIETRTNGSIVADRAGSVTPFAMIALQERMSFFVEPTQEVYEGMVVGENSRAEDMDVNITKEKQLTNMRSSTADNFEKLVPPRKLTLEESLEFAREDECVEVTPEVIRIRKVELDSVVRARETSRRKKQNA; from the coding sequence ATGGCGATCGCCACACGTTCCGACCTGCGCAATGTGGCCATCGTGGCGCACGTCGACCACGGCAAGACGACCCTCGTCGATGCCATGCTCCGTCAGACCAACTCGTTCGACGCGCACGCTCACCTCGAGGACCGCGCCATGGACTCCAACGACCTGGAGCGCGAGAAGGGCATCACGATTCTCGCCAAGAACACGGCGATCACCTACAACGGCAAGCACGCGACCGACGGCGCCGTGACCATCAACGTCATCGACACCCCGGGCCACGCCGACTTCGGTGGCGAGGTCGAGCGCGGTTTGTCGATGGTCGACGGTGTTGTGCTGCTCGTCGATGCGAGTGAGGGCCCGCTGCCGCAGACGCGTTTTGTGCTGCGTAAGGCACTCGAGTCGAAGCTTCCCGTTGTGCTGCTGGTCAACAAGACCGACCGCCCGGATGCCCGCATCGACGAGGTCGTCTCCGAGAGCCAGGATCTGCTGCTCGGCCTCGCGAGCGACCTGGCCGACGACGTGCCGGACCTCGACCTCGACGCCGTTCTCGACGTTCCCGTTGTGTACGCCTCGGGCCGTAACGGTGCCGCGAGCTGGACCAAGCCCGCCGATGGCGAGCTCCCCGACAACGAGGACCTTGAGCCGCTGTTCGACGCGATCCTCAAGCACATCCCCGCGCCGACCTACGACGACGAGCACCCCCTCCAGGCCTGGGTGACGAACCTCGACTCGAGCCCGTTCCTCGGTCGCCTCGCGCTTCTGCGCATCTTCCAGGGCACCATCAAGAAGGGGCAGACGGTCGCGTGGGTCAAGCACGACGGCTCGGTCTCCAACGTGCGCGTCACCGAACTGCTCATGACGAAGGCGCTCGACCGTTACCCCGCCGAGTCGGGCGGCCCCGGCGACATCGTCGCTGTCGCCGGTTTCGAGGACATCACGATCGGTGAGACCCTCGCCGACCCCGAGGATGTTCGACCGCTCCCGACGATCACGGTCGACGACCCCGCCATCTCGATGACGATCGGCACCAACACGAGCCCGCTCATCGGCAAGGTCAAGGGCCACAAGCTCACCGCGCGTATGGTCAAGGACCGCCTCGACCGCGAGCTCATCGGTAACGTCTCGATCAAGCTCGTCGACATCGGGCGCCCGGATGCCTGGGAGATCCAGGGCCGCGGAGAGCTGGCTCTCGCCATCCTCGTCGAGAACATGCGTCGTGAGGGCTTCGAGCTCACCGTTGGCAAGCCGCAGGTGGTCACGAAGACCATTGACGGCAAGCTGCACGAGCCGTACGAGCACCTGACAATCGACGCTCCCGAGGAGTACCTCGGTGCGATCACGCAGCTGCTTGCCGCCCGCAAGGGCCGTATGGACGGCATGACCAACCACGGCACCGGTTGGGTGCGTATGGAGTTCATCGTTCCCTCGCGCGGTCTCATCGGTTTCCGCACCGAGTTCCTCACCATCACGCGTGGAACGGGTATCGCGAACGCGATCTCGCACGGCTACGAGCCGTGGGCCGGTGCGATCGAGACGCGTACCAACGGTTCGATCGTCGCCGACCGCGCCGGTTCTGTGACCCCCTTCGCGATGATCGCGCTCCAGGAGCGTATGAGCTTCTTCGTGGAGCCGACGCAGGAGGTCTACGAGGGCATGGTCGTCGGCGAGAACTCCCGCGCCGAGGACATGGACGTGAACATCACCAAGGAGAAGCAGCTCACCAACATGCGCTCCTCCACGGCCGACAACTTCGAGAAGCTCGTGCCCCCGCGCAAGCTCACGCTCGAGGAGTCGCTCGAGTTCGCTCGCGAGGACGAGTGTGTCGAGGTCACACCCGAGGTGATCCGCATCCGCAAGGTCGAGCTCGACTCGGTGGTCCGTGCCCGCGAGACGTCGCGTCGCAAGAAGCAGAACGCCTGA
- a CDS encoding ABC transporter permease: protein MTAYILRRLLQAIPVFFGSTLLIYAMVFALPGDPILAMFGDRTPTPEQLAALQERYQLGDNFFVRYFSYLGDLFQGNLGTTFSGQSVNEILLRTFPNTLRLALLAVVIQLLFGVLVGLVSGLRKGSIFDHASLLISLVLISLPVFVLAFVAQFVLGIQLGIFRPTVGPGAPWADLILPAIVLAALNFAYVVRLTRASVIETSQQDFVRMAYGKGLPGRRVIPVHVLRNSLIPVTTNLAADFGILIVGATVTEGIFNVPGVGNELFKAINRHDSPEIVSIVTILVIIYVLVNLLIDLLYGVLDPRIRYVK from the coding sequence ATGACCGCGTACATACTCCGACGGCTTCTCCAAGCCATTCCCGTCTTCTTCGGGTCGACGCTGCTCATCTATGCGATGGTCTTCGCCCTCCCCGGTGATCCCATCCTCGCGATGTTCGGCGACCGAACGCCGACTCCCGAGCAACTCGCCGCGCTCCAGGAGCGCTACCAGCTGGGCGACAACTTCTTCGTCCGGTACTTCAGCTACCTCGGCGACCTCTTCCAGGGCAACCTGGGCACTACCTTCTCGGGTCAGTCGGTCAACGAGATCCTCCTGCGGACCTTCCCGAACACTCTGCGCCTCGCCCTGCTCGCCGTGGTCATCCAATTGCTCTTCGGTGTGCTCGTAGGCCTCGTCTCCGGACTGCGCAAGGGCAGCATCTTCGACCACGCCTCGCTGCTCATCAGCCTCGTGCTCATTTCGCTCCCCGTGTTCGTGCTGGCCTTCGTCGCGCAGTTCGTCCTCGGAATTCAGCTCGGCATCTTCCGACCAACTGTCGGGCCGGGAGCTCCATGGGCAGACCTGATACTCCCGGCGATCGTGCTCGCGGCGCTGAACTTCGCCTATGTGGTGAGGTTGACCCGGGCATCCGTCATCGAGACCAGCCAGCAGGACTTCGTACGTATGGCCTACGGCAAGGGACTTCCCGGTCGCCGCGTCATCCCCGTGCACGTGTTGCGCAATTCGCTCATTCCCGTGACAACCAACCTCGCCGCCGACTTCGGAATCCTCATCGTTGGCGCAACCGTCACCGAGGGAATCTTCAACGTGCCGGGTGTCGGCAACGAACTGTTCAAGGCGATCAACCGCCACGACAGCCCCGAGATCGTCTCGATCGTGACCATCCTCGTGATCATCTACGTTCTCGTGAACCTGCTCATCGACCTCCTGTACGGCGTCCTGGACCCGAGGATCCGCTATGTCAAGTAA
- a CDS encoding dipeptide ABC transporter ATP-binding protein: MTDAQPLLQVRGLEVGFRTPDGMVPAVRGVDFDIYPGETLAIVGESGSGKSTTAHAIINLLAGNGRVTGGSVIFDGIELTKVSKREMESIRGRRIGLVPQDPMQSLNPVWNIGFQVEETIRANGVASGKREVRKRAIEVLREAGLQDADSRLGQYPHQFSGGMRQRVLIGIALSGNPQLLIADEPTSALDVTVQRRILDHLDTLTTQHQTAMILITHDLGLAAERAENIIVMNRGTIVEAGPALEILQDPRHPYTQRLVGAAPSLASKRIQSAVVRDEPIELASPSESLDLGHAAERVQHASAEAGAPAIEFRNVTKVFSLRKPSGFGRTDFAAVDDVSFSVARGTTLALVGESGSGKSTAAKLLLRLEEKTAGSILVGGTDTDTLSRRQIFDLRRTMQPVFQDPYASLDPLRNIGNTIAEPLVVHKVGDSASRRARVLEVLDQVSLPTSVATRYPNELSGGQRQRVAIARALALKPDIVVLDEAVSALDVLVQAQVLNLLADLQAELGLTYLFITHDLAVVRVIADHVCVMRQGRIVEAATVDEVFEHPKDDYTRELLEAIPGRSIALGA; encoded by the coding sequence ATGACCGACGCACAGCCCCTACTCCAGGTCCGCGGACTCGAGGTCGGATTCCGCACACCAGACGGCATGGTCCCGGCGGTACGCGGTGTCGACTTCGACATCTACCCCGGTGAGACCCTCGCGATCGTGGGTGAGTCTGGTTCCGGCAAGTCCACGACGGCGCACGCGATCATCAACCTGCTCGCCGGTAACGGTCGGGTGACGGGTGGCTCCGTGATCTTCGACGGGATCGAACTCACGAAGGTGTCCAAGCGCGAGATGGAGAGCATCCGCGGTCGCCGCATCGGTCTTGTGCCGCAGGATCCGATGCAGAGCCTCAACCCCGTATGGAACATTGGCTTCCAGGTCGAGGAGACCATTCGCGCCAACGGCGTGGCCTCGGGCAAGCGCGAGGTGCGCAAGCGCGCCATCGAGGTGCTGCGTGAGGCTGGACTGCAGGATGCCGACTCCCGGCTCGGTCAGTACCCGCACCAGTTCTCCGGCGGAATGCGCCAGCGCGTACTCATCGGCATCGCACTGTCGGGTAACCCGCAGCTCCTCATCGCGGACGAGCCGACCTCGGCCCTCGATGTAACGGTGCAGCGGCGCATCCTGGATCACCTCGACACCCTCACGACGCAGCACCAGACGGCGATGATCCTCATCACGCACGACCTGGGTCTCGCGGCGGAGCGTGCCGAGAACATCATCGTGATGAACCGCGGCACGATCGTCGAGGCTGGTCCCGCGCTCGAGATCCTGCAGGATCCGCGCCACCCGTACACCCAGCGTCTGGTTGGCGCGGCGCCGAGTCTCGCGTCAAAGCGAATCCAGTCGGCGGTCGTGCGCGACGAGCCGATCGAACTCGCAAGCCCGAGCGAGAGTCTCGACCTCGGTCACGCGGCCGAGCGTGTGCAGCACGCCTCCGCGGAGGCGGGAGCGCCCGCCATCGAGTTCCGCAATGTCACGAAGGTGTTCTCCCTGCGTAAGCCGAGCGGGTTCGGTCGCACCGATTTCGCGGCTGTCGACGACGTGTCGTTCAGTGTGGCGCGCGGCACGACGCTCGCACTCGTCGGCGAGTCCGGTTCTGGCAAGTCGACGGCGGCGAAGTTGCTGCTGCGCCTCGAAGAGAAGACCGCGGGCTCGATTCTCGTCGGAGGAACCGACACCGACACTCTCAGTCGTCGGCAGATCTTCGACCTTCGCCGCACGATGCAGCCGGTGTTCCAAGATCCGTACGCCTCGCTCGACCCGCTGCGCAACATCGGCAACACGATCGCCGAACCACTCGTTGTGCACAAGGTCGGGGATTCGGCCAGCCGCCGCGCACGCGTGCTCGAGGTGCTCGATCAGGTCTCCTTGCCGACATCCGTGGCGACCCGATACCCGAACGAGCTGTCGGGTGGTCAGCGGCAACGTGTGGCCATCGCCCGCGCGTTGGCGCTCAAGCCGGACATCGTGGTTCTCGATGAGGCGGTATCGGCGCTCGACGTGCTCGTCCAGGCGCAGGTGCTGAACCTTCTCGCGGATCTGCAGGCCGAACTCGGGCTGACCTACCTGTTCATCACCCACGACCTCGCGGTCGTTCGAGTGATCGCGGACCACGTCTGTGTCATGCGCCAGGGACGCATCGTCGAGGCAGCGACCGTCGACGAGGTGTTTGAGCATCCGAAGGACGACTACACACGAGAGCTGCTCGAGGCCATTCCTGGTCGATCGATAGCCCTCGGCGCGTAG
- a CDS encoding ABC transporter permease: MSSKNPIRQMPRYVADTKDYELGAVDAVRVSDRTSNLWLDAWRDVRGRWMFWASAAVILLVIVVALFPTLFTSVPPNDDCFLSNSNGAPEPGHPLGFTKQGCDVFSRIVHGTSTSLSVGLIVSVIVTVIGIVVGAFAGFFGGWLDSLLMRLGDMFFAIPYILAAVVIMSIFLDDRNIWIISLAIGFFAWPATARILRSEVLRVKQSEYVTASTALGLSRARTMFVHVLPNSIAPVIVVTTVGLAAAITAEATLSFLGVGLPNNLYMSWGNDISAAQGDLRTHPMTLIYPSIALSLTVLAFIMLGETVRDALDPKARASR, translated from the coding sequence ATGTCAAGTAAGAACCCCATTCGTCAGATGCCGCGTTACGTCGCGGACACCAAGGACTACGAACTCGGCGCCGTCGACGCGGTGCGCGTGAGCGATCGCACGAGCAACCTGTGGCTCGACGCCTGGCGCGACGTGCGTGGGCGATGGATGTTCTGGGCCTCGGCCGCGGTCATCCTCCTTGTCATCGTGGTCGCACTGTTCCCCACTCTTTTCACGAGTGTGCCGCCGAACGATGACTGCTTCCTCTCGAACAGCAACGGGGCGCCCGAGCCCGGGCATCCGCTCGGCTTCACCAAGCAGGGCTGCGACGTGTTCTCCCGCATCGTTCACGGAACCTCGACCTCGCTGTCGGTGGGTCTCATCGTGAGCGTCATCGTGACCGTGATCGGCATCGTCGTTGGTGCCTTCGCCGGATTCTTCGGTGGATGGCTCGACTCGCTGCTCATGCGCCTTGGTGACATGTTCTTCGCGATCCCCTACATCCTCGCGGCGGTCGTCATCATGTCGATCTTCCTGGATGACCGAAACATCTGGATCATCTCGCTCGCCATCGGTTTCTTCGCGTGGCCAGCGACGGCGAGAATCCTCAGATCCGAGGTGCTGAGGGTCAAACAATCCGAGTACGTGACCGCGTCGACCGCGCTCGGGCTCTCGAGGGCCCGCACGATGTTTGTGCACGTGCTGCCGAACTCCATTGCACCGGTCATCGTCGTCACGACCGTCGGTCTTGCCGCGGCCATCACGGCCGAGGCGACCCTGTCGTTCCTCGGTGTTGGCTTGCCCAACAACCTCTACATGTCGTGGGGCAACGACATCTCCGCGGCCCAGGGCGACCTGCGCACGCACCCGATGACTCTCATCTACCCCTCGATCGCGCTGTCCCTCACGGTGCTTGCCTTCATCATGCTGGGCGAGACCGTGCGGGATGCGCTCGACCCGAAGGCGAGGGCATCACGATGA
- the efeB gene encoding iron uptake transporter deferrochelatase/peroxidase subunit: MSDNTDGAVGAAGDDESLAAPTGVSRRGLLGLVAAGVGTGALIGGSAVAASRVSPSVDAAGQYAFRGEHQAGIVTPAQDRLHFAAFDLTSTATRDDLIQLLKDWTAAAERLTQGLDVSESGSVGGPELLPPDDTGEAQGLAASGLTITFGFGPSLFRTADGTDRFGLADRQPAELATLPLFAFDLLEESASDGDLCIQACANDPQVAVHAIRNLSRIAFGTARIRWSQLGFGRTSSTSTTQATPRNLFGFKDGTANVKAEETEALRDFVWVGDDEPQTWMHGGSYLVTRTILMTIENWDRVSLGEQNAIIGRDKGEGAPLSGGSEFSEPDFELRSTSGEPAIPEDAHVRLAHPTQTGTRMLRRGYNFVDGSNELGQLRAGLFFMSYQRSPQQFIDVQSALAKDSMNEYIRHVGSAIFAVPPGTRAGEFVGSALFA, from the coding sequence GTGAGCGACAACACCGATGGTGCCGTGGGCGCTGCGGGAGACGACGAGTCGCTCGCAGCGCCCACAGGTGTGTCCCGTCGCGGGCTGCTCGGCCTCGTGGCGGCGGGGGTCGGCACGGGCGCGCTCATCGGTGGTTCGGCGGTCGCGGCATCCCGCGTATCCCCCTCCGTCGACGCGGCCGGTCAGTACGCGTTCCGCGGGGAGCATCAGGCCGGCATCGTCACTCCGGCGCAGGATCGTCTGCACTTCGCCGCGTTCGACCTGACGAGCACGGCAACACGCGACGACCTCATCCAACTGCTCAAGGACTGGACCGCGGCCGCCGAACGGCTGACCCAGGGCCTCGACGTGTCCGAGAGCGGCTCCGTGGGAGGACCCGAACTGTTGCCGCCGGATGACACGGGAGAGGCTCAGGGCCTTGCTGCGAGCGGCCTCACCATCACCTTCGGATTCGGGCCGAGCCTCTTCCGCACCGCAGACGGCACGGATCGGTTCGGGCTCGCCGACCGCCAGCCCGCCGAACTCGCGACGCTACCGCTGTTCGCATTCGACCTCCTCGAGGAATCGGCCAGCGACGGAGATCTGTGCATCCAGGCCTGTGCCAACGATCCCCAAGTTGCCGTCCACGCGATTCGAAACCTCAGTCGGATCGCCTTCGGCACCGCCCGCATCCGCTGGAGTCAACTCGGCTTCGGTCGCACGTCGTCGACGTCGACCACGCAAGCCACACCCCGCAACCTTTTCGGCTTCAAAGACGGCACCGCGAACGTCAAAGCCGAAGAGACCGAAGCGCTGCGCGACTTCGTGTGGGTCGGCGATGACGAACCGCAGACGTGGATGCACGGCGGCAGTTACCTCGTGACCCGGACCATCCTCATGACCATCGAGAACTGGGACAGGGTAAGTCTCGGCGAACAGAACGCGATCATCGGGCGCGACAAGGGCGAAGGTGCGCCATTGTCGGGAGGTTCCGAGTTCAGCGAGCCCGACTTCGAGCTGCGGAGCACCAGCGGAGAGCCCGCGATTCCCGAGGACGCGCACGTTCGGCTCGCGCATCCGACACAGACGGGAACACGGATGCTCCGCCGGGGCTACAACTTCGTCGACGGGTCCAACGAACTGGGGCAGCTCCGCGCCGGGCTCTTCTTCATGAGCTACCAGCGCTCACCGCAACAGTTCATCGACGTGCAGTCTGCGCTCGCGAAGGACTCGATGAACGAGTACATCCGCCACGTCGGCTCGGCGATATTCGCCGTGCCGCCGGGCACTCGAGCGGGCGAGTTCGTCGGCTCCGCGCTGTTCGCCTAA
- a CDS encoding ABC transporter family substrate-binding protein has protein sequence MTRPRVAAAATLALAALALTGCTAPASQVVQGSSIDVGWNQSFTSYNSLTSYGNRGANPAVAGATLSGFTFTNDVPEVVEDDSFGRYEVLSEDPLVVRFTVADGVTWSDGTAIDAADLLLEWAALSGAFNEPDFDASEFVDPDTRQFTDEFPTDVVYFDSGADPEFGLGLVTETPTVSEDKKSMTMAFDEPFIDFALAMPAPLPAHVVAANALDIDDVQEAKEAVYEAIETEDEEALAALSRFWNTGFNFEEMPDDESLLLSSGPYVVTDFVLDQYVTLSANSEYRGSRQPKIEEVTIRYLSEPLAQVQAFQNSELQVIVPQATADVWTALSGLEGTVVGGGEANFEHLDLQFAQSKSGSFDDPLVREAFLKVVPRQEIVDKLITPLTGSTELRDSQVFVPGAAGYEASVAANGSSEFASVDVEGAKELLAEAGNPNPEVCILYSPTNPRRSNEFLFIQQSAAQAGFNVTDCSSADWQDLLGTAGSYDAAIYGWEVTSLGILKGAPNTFATDGPTNRNFYSNPEVDALIDELTVEFDPERQVELLTEIDELVWGDFYGVPFYSNPMIAAYDQSVVTGISPSPVPPRAFWNIWDWAPAS, from the coding sequence ATGACCCGACCACGAGTAGCTGCCGCCGCCACCCTCGCTCTCGCCGCTCTGGCCCTCACGGGATGCACGGCGCCCGCCTCGCAAGTGGTGCAGGGCTCGAGCATCGACGTCGGCTGGAACCAGAGCTTCACGTCGTACAACTCGCTTACGTCGTACGGCAATCGGGGCGCCAACCCCGCCGTGGCAGGGGCGACACTCTCGGGCTTCACCTTCACGAACGATGTGCCGGAAGTCGTCGAGGACGACTCGTTCGGCCGCTACGAGGTGCTCTCGGAGGATCCTCTTGTCGTGCGGTTCACCGTCGCCGACGGTGTCACGTGGTCGGACGGCACCGCGATCGACGCAGCCGACCTGCTGCTGGAGTGGGCGGCCCTGTCGGGTGCTTTCAACGAGCCGGACTTCGATGCGAGCGAGTTCGTCGACCCCGACACTCGCCAGTTCACTGACGAGTTCCCCACAGACGTCGTCTACTTCGATTCCGGAGCCGACCCTGAGTTCGGCCTGGGGCTCGTCACCGAGACACCCACGGTGAGCGAGGACAAGAAGTCGATGACGATGGCGTTCGACGAGCCGTTCATCGATTTTGCTCTTGCGATGCCAGCGCCGCTTCCGGCTCACGTGGTGGCCGCGAACGCGCTCGACATCGACGACGTGCAGGAGGCGAAGGAAGCCGTCTACGAGGCCATCGAGACCGAAGACGAGGAGGCGCTCGCGGCTCTCTCGCGGTTCTGGAACACCGGCTTCAACTTCGAGGAGATGCCGGATGACGAGAGCCTGCTGCTCTCGAGTGGCCCCTACGTCGTCACCGACTTCGTTCTCGACCAGTACGTCACCCTCTCGGCGAACTCGGAGTACCGCGGGTCTCGCCAGCCGAAGATCGAAGAGGTCACCATCCGCTACCTCAGCGAGCCACTCGCGCAGGTGCAGGCGTTCCAGAACAGTGAGCTCCAGGTCATCGTGCCCCAGGCGACCGCGGATGTCTGGACTGCCCTGAGCGGTCTCGAGGGCACCGTCGTCGGTGGGGGAGAGGCGAACTTCGAGCACCTCGACCTGCAGTTCGCGCAGTCGAAGTCCGGCAGCTTTGACGATCCACTCGTGCGCGAGGCGTTCCTCAAGGTGGTTCCGCGCCAGGAGATCGTCGACAAGCTCATCACGCCGTTGACGGGGTCCACCGAGCTCCGCGATTCGCAGGTGTTCGTTCCGGGTGCGGCCGGGTACGAAGCATCCGTCGCCGCTAACGGGTCATCCGAGTTCGCCTCGGTCGACGTCGAGGGAGCCAAGGAGCTCCTCGCGGAGGCAGGCAACCCGAACCCCGAGGTGTGCATTCTCTACAGCCCGACGAACCCCCGTCGATCCAACGAGTTCCTCTTCATCCAGCAATCGGCGGCGCAGGCGGGCTTCAACGTCACCGACTGTTCGAGTGCCGATTGGCAGGATCTGCTTGGCACGGCGGGCTCGTACGACGCCGCGATCTACGGCTGGGAGGTCACGAGCCTCGGCATCCTCAAGGGTGCTCCGAACACGTTCGCGACCGACGGGCCAACGAACCGCAACTTCTACAGCAACCCCGAGGTGGACGCGCTCATCGACGAGTTGACCGTCGAGTTCGACCCCGAGCGTCAGGTCGAACTCCTCACCGAGATCGACGAGCTCGTGTGGGGCGACTTCTACGGTGTGCCGTTCTATTCGAACCCCATGATTGCCGCCTACGACCAGTCCGTTGTGACCGGAATCTCGCCGTCGCCGGTGCCTCCCCGGGCTTTCTGGAATATCTGGGATTGGGCTCCGGCATCCTGA